The Flavobacterium sp. 20NA77.7 genome includes the window TATATACTAAAAATCTGTGTAAAAGACATGGAAGCCTATCGCGAATTTATGGTAACTAAACTAACCTCTATTGAGCATATTGTGAGCACACACAGCACCTTCATGATAGGTGAAGTAAAAAACACAACAGCCTACAAACTTTAATTTTTCAGCTATATCATTTTATCAATAATCTTAAAAATATTTAGCGAAAAAGACTTACTTTTGTATCAATTTAATAACAACAATTTTTAGAATATAAATAGTTATGAGTCAATTTGATGTGACCATTATAGGTTCTGGGCCTGGCGGATATGTTTCTGCTATTAGATGTGCTCAATTAGGATTTAAAACAGCCATTATTGAAAAATATTCCACTTTAGGAGGCACATGCTTAAATGTAGGATGTATACCTTCGAAAGCATTACTTGCCTCTTCGCATCATTTTGAAGAGTTGCAACACTTTGCTGACCATGGGATTGAAGTGCCAGGTGATGTAAAAGTGAATTTAACCAAAATGATAGAACGTAAACAAGCTGTAGTGGATCAAACTAGTGGCGGTGTTAAGTTCTTAATGGATAAAAATAACATTACCGTTTTTGAAGGCGTGGGTTCTTTTGAAAGTGCGACAACTATCAAAATAACTAAAAAAGACGGCTCTTCGGAATTAATAGAATCTAAAAATACTATAATTGCTACAGGATCAAAACCTTCCTCGTTACCTTTTATCAAACTAGATAAAGAACGAATCATTACTTCAACTGAAGCTTTAAAACTAAAAGAAGTGCCTAAGCATTTGGTGATTATTGGCGGAGGTGTAATTGGTATTGAATTAGGTCAAGTATACTTACGATTAGGGGCACAAGTTTCTGTAGTAGAATTTATGGATAGAATTATTCCTGGTATGGATGGCGCTTTATCTAAAGAATTAACTAAAGTATTGAAGAAACAAGGCATGAAGTTCTACACCTCTCATAAAGTACAATCTGTTGAGAGAAATGGAAATGCTGTAGTAGTTAAGGCTGAAAATGCAAAAGGTGAAATCATAACTCTTGAAGGTGATTATTCATTAGTTTCTGTAGGACGTCGCCCTTACACAGAAGGGTTACAAGCTGAAAAAGCAGGCGTAAAACTAACCGAAAGAGGGCAAATTGAAGTAAATGAGCATTTACAAACAAGCACTTCAAATATCTATGCTATTGGAGATGTGGTACGTGGTGCTATGTTAGCGCATAAGGCGGAGGAAGAAGGTGTACTAGTTGCCGAAATTTTAGCAGGTCAAAAACCACATATCGATTACAATTTAATTCCTGGAGTAGTTTACACTTGGCCTGAAGTGGCTGCTGTAGGAAAAACAGAAGAGCAATTAAAAGAAGCAGGCATAGCGTATAAAGCGGGAAGCTTTCCTTTTAGAGCATTAGGTCGAGCTAGAGCAGGCGGAGACATTGACGGTTTTGTAAAAATCTTAGCTGATGCTAAAACAGATGAAGTTTTAGGTGTTCACATGATTGGAGCGCGTTGTGCCGATTTAATTGCAGAAGCAGTAACCGCAATGGAATTTAGAGCAAGTGCAGAAGACATTGCAAGAATGTCTCATGCACACCCTACATTTGCGGAAGCTACTAAAGAAGCAGCCTTAGCAGCAACGGCAAACAGAGCATTACACGTTTAAATTTAACTAAAAACCAAATACTTATGAAAAAAAAAATTTTATTTTTAATTGTAGCGTTTACATTAATTGCTTCTGGTTGTGCATCAATTGTTTCTGGATCTAAACAGCGAGTTAGTGTTACAACAACACCAGCAAATGCAAAAGTACTAATAAATGGTAATTACGTTGGTGCCACTCCATTAGTAACCTATTTAAAACGTTCTGAAAAAACTCACAGTATAACTATAGAATTAGAAGGTTATAAACCCTATAACACCACACTAAAGAGAAAACTAAATGGTTGGGTATTTGGAAATATTATTTTTGGCGGATTAATAGGAGTTATTATAGATGCTAGTACAGGTGCTATGTACCGTGTTTCGGAAAACGAACTTCTAATTGGACTTGAAAATAATGTTTCCCTAAAAAAAACTAAAGAAGGTATTTATGTTGCTGTTGTTATGGAAGCCAATGAAAATTGGGAAAAAATTGGAACATTAACGAAGAATTAATTTAAAAATTAATTTTTATAACAAAAAAGGCTGAATTATTTATTCAGTCTTTTTTTATTTTTGTCACATATAATACATTTAATAAAAAAATAGTACTTTAGTCTCAAATTATTCCAGATTCCAGATGCAAGAAAAAATAATTATTGGCAGTGAAGAATGGTGTGCATTCCCACAACTTGGTATTCCTGCGATTAAAGCACGTGTAGATTCAGGCGCAAAAACTTCGGCATTACATGCTATTAATATCAAAACATTTCAAAAAAATAACGAAAATTGGTTGCGATTTGATATTAATCCGATTCAAAATAATTCTAAATTTATTATCCATTGCGAAGCGCAACTCATCGACCAGCGCATTGTAAAAAGTTCGAGTGGCACGAGAGAAAAACGTTATGTAATTCGCACAGAAGTTGAATTAGGCCCGCACAAATGGAGTGTAGAAGTCACGCTTACAAATAGAGACTCTATGGGATATCGTATGCTGTTAGGAAGAGAAGCTATGGTAGGTAAACTAATTGTTGACCCCGAAAGAAAATTTGAATTAGGACAACCTTCATCTGATAAATTAAAAGAATATTATTATAAAGATACAGAAAAAAAAGGGCTCAAAATTGGTGTTTTAGCAAGTAATCCTGATTTATATAGTAATAAAAGAATTATAGAAGCTGGCGAAATGCGTGGACACGAAATGCATTTCTTAAACATTAAGTATTGTTACATGAAATTAAGTGCTTCTAATCCAGAAATACACTATCGTGGTGGATTAATACTCAATGATTTTGATGCTATTATCCCAAGAATAAGACCAAGTATGACTTATTATGGTTGTGCCTTGACACGACAATTTGAGGCCTTAAAAGTATATGTATTAAACAATGCTTCTGCCATTACACAATCAAGAGATAAATTGTTTTCTTTACAGTTGCTACTTAATAATGGCGTAGATATCCCCACAACAGGCTTTGCCAACTCACCATTAGACACAGACGACTTAATTAAAATGGTAGGAGGCTCACCTTTAATCGTAAAACTCCTTGAAGGAACTCAAGGAAAAGGCGTGGTTTTAGCTGAAACCAAAAAAGCGGCTGAATCTGTTATTAATGCGTTTAAAAGTTTAAATGCTAATATTTTAGTTCAAGAATTCATTAAGGAAGCGAATGGTAAAGATTTACGCTTATTTGTAGTGGATGGAAAAGTGGTAGCAGCTATGCAACGGGAAGCTGCTCCAGGCGAATTTAGAGCTAATATCCACATGGGCGGCTCGGCTTCTGTTGTAAAAGTAACCGCCGAAGAAAAACGCATTGCCATAAAGGCAGCTAAGGCTATGAATTTGAAAGTAGCAGGGGTTGATATTATTCGTTCAAGTAAAGGGCCTTTATTGTTAGAAGTAAATTCGTCCCCAGGACTTGAAGGTATTGAAGGTGCTACTCAAAAAGACATCGCAGGCGAAATGATAAAAGCCATTGAAAAAAATTTTAAATAACTCATGAATCTTTATTTAGACATTATCATTAGAAGTGTTTCCGTGTATTTTTTCATGGTTATAGCGCTACGCATTTTTGGAAAAAGAGAACTATCTCAACTTAATTCAGCAGACATTGTTCTTATTTTATTGATAAGTAATTCGGTGCAAAATGCTATGGTAGGCAGCGATACCTCTCTTGAAGGCGGAATCATTGCAGCCTTTGTTCTTTTTTTGACCAATTTTATTTTAAAAAAAGTCATAGACAAATCGCCCTTTATTAAAGAGCTAGTTGTAAGTAAGCCTCAGGTCCTCATTCATAATGGAAAAATTGAGTTCAAGACATTAGCTAAATTAAGTATTACCTCAGATGAATTAGACGAAGCAATTAGAGAACATGGTGTTGAAAACTATAAAGCAGTCAAACTTGCCATGCTCGAAATTGACGGAAACATCAGTATCATTTCTGGCGAATCTGCCTTAAAGCAAACGCATCACAAAAGAAAAATTCACAAAACCTTAAACGAATTGTAATGAATAAATTTACTAAAACTGCCTTAACAATAATCGCCGTAGCTAGTGTGTTGATTTTAGTAGGTGCTTTTTTCAAGATTATGCATTGGACAGGAGGAGAAACTATTTTAGCCATTTCTTTACTTACAGAATTACTTGCTGGAGGCGCACTTTTAATTCATCTTATTAGAACTAAAAATTAATGGCGTTAGCATACAAACCAAATTGCGAGAAATGTAATAAAACATTAACCATGCAATCAGAAGCGTGTATATGCAGTTATGAATGTACTTTTTGCGAATCTTGTTCAGAAGAAATGCATTTTTGTTGTCCAAATTGCCAAGGTGAACTTGTGAAAAGACCTAAACGAAAACCAATAGAAAATAATTAAATTTAAAAAATCTAAAACTTGATCTACCAATTCCTCAGCCCACGTTTAGAAATTTTCACTTCAGACTTTAGACTTTAGACTTTAGATTAATTACTACTTAATCTCTTCTACTTGAAAACTTTTCAAAAAATGAATTGATTTTTCAATGTCATAATGTAAAATTCTGTCTTCCGTTACAAAAGAAACTTCTTCACGATAGGCTTTTACAAATAGTTCTATAAAATCACTGGATTTTAATGGCCTTCTAAATTCTAATGCTTGTGCAGCATTAAATAATTCGATAGCAAGGATTCGTTCCACATTTTCAACTATTTTCAATGCTTTAGTAGCTGCATTAGCCCCCATACTCACATGATCTTCTTGCCCATTACTAGACACAATACTGTCAATACTTGCAGGAGTGGCCAATTGTTTATTTTGACTCACAATACTCGCTGCCGTATATTGCGGAATCATAAATCCTGAATTTAATCCTGGATTCTGAACCAAAAAAGCAGGTAAACCACGTAATCCAGAAATCAATTGATAGGTTCTTCGTTCAGAAATATTTCCTAATTCGGCTAGTGCAATACCTAAATAATCTAAAGCTAATGCCAAAGGTTGGCCATGGAAATTTCCTCCCGATATAATTAAATCTTCACCCACAAAAATATTTGGATTATCGGTTACCGAATTAATTTCTGTCGTAAACACTTTTTTGACAAAATCAAGCGTATCTTTTGTTGCACCATGCACTTGCGGAATACATCTAAACGAATATGGATCTTGCACATGCGCTTTTGGTTGCGCTATAATTTCACTATCTTCCAGCAAAGACAACATTCGAGCAGCCGTATTTACTTGCCCTTTATGCGGACGAACTAAATGAATCAAATCTGTAAACGGCTCCTTTCTTCCATCAAAGCCTTCTAAGGAAACAGCACTAATTACATCGGCTAAATAGGCTAATTTTTCGGCTTGCAATAAATTATACACACCATAAGCGCTCATAAATTGTGTGCCATTTAACAAAGCCAAACCTTCTTTGGATTGCAATACAATAGGAGCTAATTTTAATTTCCCCAAAACTTTATGTGCAGGTTGTCTAAATCCGTCGTAATACACCTCCCCTTCCCCTATTAAAGGCAAACACAAATGAGCCAAGGGAGACAAATCACCCGAAGCACCTAATGAACCTTGTGTGTACACGACAGGCAAAATATCATAATTGTAAAAATCAATTAAGCGCTCTACGGTTTGCAATTGCACCCCAGAATGTCCATAACTAAGCGATTGAATTTTTAAAAACAACATAATTTTTACCACCTCATGCGGCACTTCATCACCCGTTCCACAAGCATGTGATTTCATTAAGTTTTCCTGTAATTGCGATAAGTTTTCATTGGAAATTTTCACATTACACAACGAACCAAAACCTGTATTGATACCATAAATAGGGGTTTCATTAGCCTGCATTTTAGCATTTAAATAACTTCTACATTTTTCAATATTGGAGATAGCTTCCTCAGAAAGGGCTAGTTTTTTACCTTGAAAAATGATTTCGTTTACGTGCGCTAGGGTAAGTAAATTTGAACTGATATAATGTATTGTTTCCATGAGCCTGATTAAAGTGTCAAAATTCTACAAACAAATATTAAAAAGCAACTTTTTTAAAAGCTATTTTCAGGAGATAACCATTTTGCTTATTTATTTTTTTATATTTACGATTGATTCGATTTTTTATCTAAAACAAGTATAAAGAAGAGTTAATGGCAAGTTATTTCATCGAAAACTAAAAATTATGAAAAAATTTATAATCCGTATTATTATCCGTGTTTCAACCATTATCATTGGAGGTTTTGCGTTTATTTTATATAGCTTTTATTTAATGGACATAGAAGATCGCTATGGAGATTTACAACAATTATATTTTGACTCAAAATCTGGAGATATAATCATTAATAATATGAATGGAAATATTGGACTGATAGAATTTAATAAAAGACGAGTATTTGTGAATACCGGAAAAAAGACTTTACATATTGATGAATGGCTTGATCCTCAGAATAAATACATTATTAATACCGATATTTATCGACCAAAATTCGGAAGAGAATATCTAAATTTAAAGAGAAATGAGATTGAAAAAAAACTTAAATCAGAAAATTTAGAGTCGATTTCGCATCTAGAAATTAAATATTAAATCAGTGACCAAAGATTTTTGTTAACAAAATATGTGGATATAATAACTTAATCCAAATTTTTTAGATATGAAAAAGAAAATAATGTTATTAGCTATATCAGTAATAATCATTTTACTTGCTTATTCTTTTTTTACTTTTCCCAATAAAGAAAAAATCAAAAATAATCTAATAAATAAATATTCAGAAAGCGTTACACCTGACAAAAAGAATTTTGATAGTTTAGTAAAAATTGAATTAAACCAAAATCAATCAATACTTATAAATGAAACAA containing:
- a CDS encoding DUF421 domain-containing protein, whose translation is MNLYLDIIIRSVSVYFFMVIALRIFGKRELSQLNSADIVLILLISNSVQNAMVGSDTSLEGGIIAAFVLFLTNFILKKVIDKSPFIKELVVSKPQVLIHNGKIEFKTLAKLSITSDELDEAIREHGVENYKAVKLAMLEIDGNISIISGESALKQTHHKRKIHKTLNEL
- a CDS encoding GldL-related protein translates to MNKFTKTALTIIAVASVLILVGAFFKIMHWTGGETILAISLLTELLAGGALLIHLIRTKN
- a CDS encoding PEGA domain-containing protein yields the protein MKKKILFLIVAFTLIASGCASIVSGSKQRVSVTTTPANAKVLINGNYVGATPLVTYLKRSEKTHSITIELEGYKPYNTTLKRKLNGWVFGNIIFGGLIGVIIDASTGAMYRVSENELLIGLENNVSLKKTKEGIYVAVVMEANENWEKIGTLTKN
- a CDS encoding DUF1272 domain-containing protein, yielding MQSEACICSYECTFCESCSEEMHFCCPNCQGELVKRPKRKPIENN
- the lpdA gene encoding dihydrolipoyl dehydrogenase, yielding MSQFDVTIIGSGPGGYVSAIRCAQLGFKTAIIEKYSTLGGTCLNVGCIPSKALLASSHHFEELQHFADHGIEVPGDVKVNLTKMIERKQAVVDQTSGGVKFLMDKNNITVFEGVGSFESATTIKITKKDGSSELIESKNTIIATGSKPSSLPFIKLDKERIITSTEALKLKEVPKHLVIIGGGVIGIELGQVYLRLGAQVSVVEFMDRIIPGMDGALSKELTKVLKKQGMKFYTSHKVQSVERNGNAVVVKAENAKGEIITLEGDYSLVSVGRRPYTEGLQAEKAGVKLTERGQIEVNEHLQTSTSNIYAIGDVVRGAMLAHKAEEEGVLVAEILAGQKPHIDYNLIPGVVYTWPEVAAVGKTEEQLKEAGIAYKAGSFPFRALGRARAGGDIDGFVKILADAKTDEVLGVHMIGARCADLIAEAVTAMEFRASAEDIARMSHAHPTFAEATKEAALAATANRALHV
- the rimK gene encoding 30S ribosomal protein S6--L-glutamate ligase; this encodes MQEKIIIGSEEWCAFPQLGIPAIKARVDSGAKTSALHAINIKTFQKNNENWLRFDINPIQNNSKFIIHCEAQLIDQRIVKSSSGTREKRYVIRTEVELGPHKWSVEVTLTNRDSMGYRMLLGREAMVGKLIVDPERKFELGQPSSDKLKEYYYKDTEKKGLKIGVLASNPDLYSNKRIIEAGEMRGHEMHFLNIKYCYMKLSASNPEIHYRGGLILNDFDAIIPRIRPSMTYYGCALTRQFEALKVYVLNNASAITQSRDKLFSLQLLLNNGVDIPTTGFANSPLDTDDLIKMVGGSPLIVKLLEGTQGKGVVLAETKKAAESVINAFKSLNANILVQEFIKEANGKDLRLFVVDGKVVAAMQREAAPGEFRANIHMGGSASVVKVTAEEKRIAIKAAKAMNLKVAGVDIIRSSKGPLLLEVNSSPGLEGIEGATQKDIAGEMIKAIEKNFK
- the hutH gene encoding histidine ammonia-lyase, whose amino-acid sequence is METIHYISSNLLTLAHVNEIIFQGKKLALSEEAISNIEKCRSYLNAKMQANETPIYGINTGFGSLCNVKISNENLSQLQENLMKSHACGTGDEVPHEVVKIMLFLKIQSLSYGHSGVQLQTVERLIDFYNYDILPVVYTQGSLGASGDLSPLAHLCLPLIGEGEVYYDGFRQPAHKVLGKLKLAPIVLQSKEGLALLNGTQFMSAYGVYNLLQAEKLAYLADVISAVSLEGFDGRKEPFTDLIHLVRPHKGQVNTAARMLSLLEDSEIIAQPKAHVQDPYSFRCIPQVHGATKDTLDFVKKVFTTEINSVTDNPNIFVGEDLIISGGNFHGQPLALALDYLGIALAELGNISERRTYQLISGLRGLPAFLVQNPGLNSGFMIPQYTAASIVSQNKQLATPASIDSIVSSNGQEDHVSMGANAATKALKIVENVERILAIELFNAAQALEFRRPLKSSDFIELFVKAYREEVSFVTEDRILHYDIEKSIHFLKSFQVEEIK